The Psychrobacillus sp. FSL K6-2836 nucleotide sequence ATGTGCAAATACTAAAGTTTTACCAGCTTTTAATGAAGGTTGAATTTCAGCTTCATATACTGCTTTTTGTCTTTCATCTGGTAATAGAATCATGATAACGTCTGCTTTTTCAGCCGCTTCTTTTACAGAATATACGTCTAAACCGTCTTCTTTTGCTTGGTCGAATGATTTACCTGCACGAATACCTACGATTACGTCAAATCCTGAATCCTTTAAGTTTTGTGCATGTGCGTGACCTTGAGATCCGTACCCGATGATTGCGATTTTTTTGTCCTGTAAAAGTCCTTCGTTGATATCTCCGTTATAATACATTTTAGCCATTGTTATTTCCTCCTCTAATTTAGGTTTTTTATATTATTTTAAAATGGATAACTGTGGTGTATTTACTTTTTGTGTCTCACGAACAAAGGCTGTTACGCCTGTTCTAGTAAGCTCTTTAATGCCATAAGGCTTAATCAAATCAATAAATGCATCGATTTTTTCTGGACTACCTGTTACTTGGAATGTGACAACATTTTTCCCGGTATCAATAATAGAAGCTCGGAAAGGTTCGATGATGCTATTAATTTCTGCTCTTACAGCTGGTGGCGACACGACTTTCACGAGCGCCAGCTCTCTTACGACAATTTGTTTTT carries:
- the ilvN gene encoding acetolactate synthase small subunit, with the protein product MKRIITVTVLNQSGVLNRVTGLLMKRQFNIESITVGHTVQPDISKMTFVVNVEDEQKLEQLLKQLQKQVDVLKVNDITEKQIVVRELALVKVVSPPAVRAEINSIIEPFRASIIDTGKNVVTFQVTGSPEKIDAFIDLIKPYGIKELTRTGVTAFVRETQKVNTPQLSILK